A genomic window from Silene latifolia isolate original U9 population chromosome Y, ASM4854445v1, whole genome shotgun sequence includes:
- the LOC141631435 gene encoding putative mitochondrial protein AtMg00860, translating into MRHNPRKCTFWVTSGKLLGYVVSQRGIEINPSKIKALIKIPQPQIEKEVRGLLGKVQYISPFISKLTMIWEPIFKKLKKKDHTMWGDDCQKAFDRIKEILAMPLVLMPPQKHQPLSRYLTITETAMGAMLPQTIGKEE; encoded by the coding sequence ATGAGACATAACCCTCGGAAATGTACATTCTGGGTAACTTCCGGCAAGTTGTTGGGATATGTAGTCAGTCAAAGAGGGATAGAGATTAATCCATcgaagatcaaggctctaatcaaGATTCCACAACCGCAAATAGAAAAGGAAGTTCGAGGTTTGCTAGgcaaggtacaatatataagtcccTTCATTtcaaagctcactatgatctgggAACCCATAtttaagaagctcaagaagaaagACCACACTATGTGGggcgatgattgtcaaaaggcatttgacagaatcaaggagatctTGGCTATGCCACTTGTTTTGATGCCACCACAGAAACACCAGCCTTTGTCTCGGTACCTCACAATCacagaaacagccatgggggctatgctcccACAGACCATCGGGAAAGAAGAATGA